In one Gossypium hirsutum isolate 1008001.06 chromosome D09, Gossypium_hirsutum_v2.1, whole genome shotgun sequence genomic region, the following are encoded:
- the LOC107892991 gene encoding protein phosphatase inhibitor 2, producing MSDSASCGCSTNEEGLVNTSRNKPGITALVSRRVRWNEESLVEIEANKPARQKIIEPKTPYHPMIDDDDGSLSPVGHGFNDCIGDAMDAEELRSALKDVASSSKKTIGQSSGWTSSDDDGDPMEEDGSGMSFKEHRKAHYNELLKIKELRQKGSFLEDEGDDVEGDSSSSLRSGAKGKEKEEGSATLPQRSSAGPANGL from the exons ATGAGTGACAGTGCATCATGTGGATGTAGCACTAATGAGGAAGGACTAGTAAACACATCTAGAAATAAGCCTGGTATCACTGCCTTGGTTAG TAGGCGTGTAAGATGGAATGAGGAGAGTTTGGTAGAAATTGAAGCAAACAAACCTGCAAGGCAGAAAATAATTGAACCCAAGACACCGTACCATCCCatgattgatgatgatgatg GGTCTTTGTCTCCTGTAGGGCATGGTTTCAATGATTGTATCGGTGATGCTATGGATGCAGAGGAGTTGCGCTCTGCTTTGAAGGATGTGGCTTCCTCGAGCAAAAAAACAATTGGGCAGTCTAGTGGTTGGACATCTTCTGATGATGATGGTGATCCTATGGAAGAAG ATGGGAGTGGTATGAGTTTTAAGGAGCATAGAAAAGCACACTATAATGAGCTTTTGAAGATAAAGGAACTACGACAAAAAGGCTCCTTCCTTGAGGACGAAGGTGATGATGTGGAGGGTGATTCGTCTTCATCATTAAGGTCTGGTGCCAAAggcaaagaaaaagaggaaggCAGTGCAACTTTGCCTCAAAGATCTTCTGCAGGACCAGCTAATGGATTGTAG